Genomic DNA from Sphingobium sp. WTD-1:
CGGCGCAAGTTCATTCACCGCAGCGATCCGAGCAATGCCACCGGAGCAAGCGCCGGGTTGCTCTATCACCTTGTCGTCACATGCTCCTAGCATCGCGACCATAACACAGGCGATTAGTGGATTTTTCAGCAAGACCGATCCCCGACAAATTCTGTCGGCAACATGCCGCGACATCACGGCCGCAGTCTATCCCCTTTGCGCGATTGGTCAGAGGCCAGCCTGACGCTCGGGATTCAGAACCTCCGCGACAAAATCATAGCTGTCCATCAATTCGAGCGTTCGGCCATCGGAAAACACCACGAGAGTGCCATCGTCGCTCGGCTGAAAATAATCGACCTGATCCATGTTGATCGAAACCAGATTGCCGTCGAGCAAATTAAACTCCGCTATCATTTCTGCCTCCATCATCATTGAACCTACGCAACGATCAACTTGCGCATTGGATCAACGTCGCCAACCATCCACAAGCCTCTTGCCTTTATGTTCCTATTTTGTTCTCATTCCGTATGACATCGACTCGAAGGGAACGAAACATGGACAAGCTGGAAGAGGCGTTCGTTGCGCTGAACGCTCATATCGACCTTCATGGCAAGAAAGGACCGCGCAATGGCTTCGTTGAGGTCGCAAAAGACCTTGGCATGTCGTTCAGCGACCTTTCCGACGCTAACGACATTCACCAGTTCCTTACGATGGCCGAAGGCGACGCGAAGCTGACCCTGATCTATCTCATGGTCCCGGTCGCGGAAGAGAACCCGCTTGAAGAAAACTACTGGCTGGAATTGTCGGGTCGTGGCCCTGCGAGCCATGCGAAGGTCTGGCATTTTAAGGGCGGTCAGTTGGTCGACAATGAGCCGCTTCGCCGCGCCGCGTAAAGCGCTCGTATGGGTGCGGCATTAAAGTGGGATACGCTGGAGCATTTTACGTCGCGTCAGGCGAATATCTACGTGCATTGTTTCCTGTGCAATCGGACGGCGACCTTCGACAGCGGCGAACTGGCTGCGCATTTCCGTGAGCGCGGCTGGGGCATGGGGATGGTGATCGTCTATCAGAAGCTGAAATGCAGCCGCTGCAAAACACCAGCGGGCAAGGTCGGACCTACACGACGATTGGCGGACACGCATCCACCGAAAAAGCGCAGTTTCCTGCGATAATCCGGGCTAGGGCTTTGTTGCTACAACCCTCTGATTTGCTTCCTGATCCAGAATGCCCAGAACCGCGACGGCGCCGCAATCCAGGCCAAGCTCGACGAACTGATCCGCTCGATCGAGAGCGCGCGCAACGATTTCATCGGCATCGAACATCTGACGGAAGCCGAGTTGGAGAAGATCAAGACGATATTGGAGCGCGAATGCGGTGCCGATGGCCCGCATCAGGAAGTGATCGATCGACTGATCTCTCGTCGATAGCGCGATGGCGCAACGATCGGAGGATCAGTGCGCCGGAATGATCAGTTTTTCCTGCTGCTCATTGCGCCTGCGATAGGCTTCGACCTGATCGATATAACCGCGTGCCAGCCCTTCATAAGCAGCGCGCCCATCGGGCGATGCTGCCGCCTGCGCGTTTATCAGCGATATCTGCTGGCGATGCAGCAGATAGTTGACGTCCGTCTCCATCGGTTCGCCCTCCTCCCGTATTTTTCGAAAGTGCGGTCGGCGCGCTGACGCGAAGCGAGTCGCGGCAACGGCAGCGCAATAGTAGCATGAAGGTTAATGCTACGCGATTCCCCTCACCCTACGCCCCGCTCAACCGAACGCGGCGTTGGCGCGAAACGCAACACCGAATAACCGCACAGCGCGGACAGCAAGGATCCGCCAAGGATGCCGATCTTGGCCTCCTCGACCAGCAATGGTTGCCCCGGAAAGGCGAGCGCGCCGATAAACAGGCTCATGGTGAAGCCAATGCCGCACAACAGCGCCATGCCGTAAATCTGCACCCAGGTTGCCCCCGAAGGCCGCGCCGCGATACCCAGCTTCTGCGCCAGCCAGATACTGCCGAATACGCCCAGCTGCTTGCCGACCAACAACCCCAGCGCCACGCCGATCGGCAAGGGGCTGAGCAAAGCGCCGATCGCGTCGCCGTTGAGGGTGATGCCGGCATTGGCAAAACCGAAGAGCGGCACGATCAGATAAGCGCTCCAGGGATGGATCAGATGCTCCAGGCGATGGAGCGGACTGTCCACCGCATCGGGCGCCCCCGGCGTACGATTAACCGGGATGGTGATGGCGGCGAGCACGCCCGCGATCGTGGCATGCACGCCCGACAGCAGCATCAGATACCAAAGCAGCAGGAAGCCGATGAGATAAGGTGCCAAGGCCCGCACGCCGACACGGTTCATGCCGAACATGACCAGCAGGACGACAAAGGCGCCGGCCAAAGCCATGATATCCAGCCCCTGGCTATAGGCCAGCGCAATGATCGCCACCGCGCCCATGTCGTCGACGATCGCGACAGCCGTCAGGAACAGCTTGATCGATGCGGGAGCCCGCGATCCCAGCAACGCCAGAACTCCGATCGCAAAGGCAATATCGGTGGCCGCCGGGATCGCCCAGCCGCGCGCCAGGGCCGGTTCCCCAGCCGTAACGGCCAGATAGACCAGCGCCGGCGCGATCATGCCCGCCCCCGCCGCGATGAAAGGCAGGCGCCGCCTCTCCCAGGTGGACAGGCCACCATCGACGAACTCACGCTTGATCTCCAACCCGACGAGCAGGAAGAAGATCGCCATCAATCCGTCATTGACCCACAAATGGATCGTCATGGGACCGAGTGCGGGAGCAAGCACCGGCCCCGTCACCATATGGAAGATGTCATGATAGACATGGCCGGCAGCACCCGGAAGATTCGCCATGATCATTGCGATCGCGGCCGAAATCATCAGCAAGACGCCACTGCCTGCTTCTCCCTTCAGGAAATTCCTGAGGGCGGACACGGGCCGTTCGGTCACGTCTCTTCTCCATAAGTGCTTGCCGATGTTACCATTCCTTCCCCTTAGGGAAATTTCCGCTCAGGTCCAACCCAGATCCGCCGGCCAATGTTGAAAGATTTTCTCCAAAATACTTGGAAGACCGCTGTTCTCATGACATAAATTCGCCCTGCCGCATGGCGATCGGGACAGGGGAAATCCGGGATCGTGGGGGACATGCTCTTTGGCGCGCTACAGGCGCTGCATTATGAGATATTGTTGTTCGCGGCCATCGGCTTTGCGTTGGGCGGGCTGGATGATCTGGCGATCGACCTGCTATTCCTGATCCGCCGCGCCTGGCGGGCGGTTCGGCATCCTCGCCGCCTCCGCATGACGATGGCAACATTGCCGCCGTCATCGACGCCAGGCCGTATCGCCATCTTCATTCCCGCCTGGCAGGAAGCGGACGTCGTCGGCGCCATGCTGCGCCATGCCGTGCATTGCTGGGGCGATGCCGATTATCGCATATTCGTCGGCGCCTATCCCAATGATCCGGCGACGATCGACGCAATCGCATCGGCCGCCATCGATCAACCGCATATCATATTGTGCCTGAATGATCGCCCCGGCCCGACCACGAAGGCCGATTGCCTGAATATCAACTGGCGTAGCATGCTGGCGGAGGAAGGCCGAAGCGGCGTCCGATTCAAGGCTATCGTCATGCACGATGCGGAAGACGTCGTACATGCCGATGAAATTCGCCTGTTCGATCACATGATCGACCGGTTCGCACTGGTGCAGTTGCCGGTCCTGCCTTTGCCCGGTCGCGGCACCTGGTTTTCCCGCGCGATCGCCAATCATTATTGCGATGAGTTCGCGGAAGCTCATGGAAAGTCCCTGACTGTTAGAGAGTTTCTTGGCGCATCCATTCCATCCGCCGGTGTCGCCTGCGCGTTCGAACGAGACATATTGGCCGCGCTAGCCTCCCATCCCGACGCAGGGCCGTTCGATCCGGGATCACTGACGGAAGATTATGAAGCCGGCCTGCGCATCGCCGACATGGGCGGCCGGGGCATCTTCCTGCGCATTCGTGATGCACAGGGGCAACTGGTCGCAACCCGCGAATATTTTCCCGATAGCGTTCCGGCTGCCATCCGCCAGAAAGCCCGATGGATCATCGGCATTTCGCTCGCCGGATGGGACCGCATGGGCTGGCAGGGCGGCCCGGCCGAATGGTGGATGCGGATCAGGGACCGGCGCGCCACGCTGGCCGCATTGATCATTGTCGCTGCCTACGCCACGCTGCTGCTCTGGAGCATATTGGAACTGGCGCGGCCTTTCCTGACTCAGCAGCAGCGACCGTCCGCGCCCCTGATCGACGCCCTGCTGACGCTCAATCTGTGGCTGATGGCATGGCGCATCATGATGCGCGCGGTCTTTGCCGGCCACGCTTATGGCTGGCGACATGGCCTGGCAGCGGTTCCGCGCATGTTCGTCGGCAACGCGATCGCCGTCCTTGCCGCCCGGCGCGCCGTGATCCTCTATGTCCAGTCGCTGCTGGGCAAGCCGCTGGTATGGGACAAGACGCAACATCGCTTCCCCGACATGGAGGAACAGGCATGACCGGATCATCGGCTGATGGACGGCCGGTGCGCTTCTTTTTCATGCTGTGCATCGGCTGGACCGGCATGCGCCTGTTCGGCACGATTGCCTCCAGCCCACCCCCACCTGTAATAGCGCCAGCACCTTCCAAGGCTGCATGGGTCAGCGCGCCGACGAAAAAGGTCGTCAAAGGGCGCGTGATCATGATTGCCGCCGAAGCAAACACGCCAACCAACCAATTACTGCCGAGCCATATAATCCGTTCGTTCAGGCCATCCCCGACATCCTATCGCGTTGCACCGCTATCGATCGCATGGTCCATGCGCCCAGCGCCCCATAACCAAAGCAATCACCCCGCCCGTACGAAGCGCATAGACCCTCTCGCCATTTCCGTATCAACAGCACCAGCTATGGATCAGAAGCGATGGCAAGGCAGTGCCTGGCTGCTCTGGCGCTCCGGCGGCGGTTCATCGGCCGATCTCGCCACTGTCGGGCGCCTGGGTGGATCGCAGAGCGGCGCGCGGCTCGACTTCGACCTGACACCCCGATCCTCAGGGCGACTTGCGGGCTATGGCCGGGTTACGACGGCACTCCAGTCCCCCGAAGCGCCCGAGACTGCGATCGGCTTATCCTACCAGCCGATCCGCCACCTGGCCGTCAGCTTGGCTGCAGAACGACGAATAGCGCTTGATGCCGAGGCCCGTAACGCGTTCGCCCTGCTCCTTGTGGGTGGCTTTGGCCCTGCGCCAGTCGCAGGTCCGATTGAGGCAAGTCTCTACGCGCAGACCGGCATGGTGGGACTGCATAAGCGCGACCTTTTCATCGACGGAAAATTCTCGCTGCTCGCGCCGGTCAAGGACAGTCCTCTGCGCGTTGGCCTCAGCCTGTCTGGCGGTGCGCAACCCGATGTCGAACGACTGGATATCGGCCCCGAAATCCAGTTTCGCCTGCCCCTTCCAGCGATCGCCGCACGCATCGGGATCGAATGGCGTGAACGTGTCGCCGGTCAAGCCAAACCGGCTTCCGGCCTGGCGGTCACGCTCGCCGCCGATTTTTAGCCTGCCAGCCATCTCCCGGCTTTCGCTCGGAGTCTTTTGTCTCTAACCCGATGGGGCATGGATCTATACCTGCCCATCGCCAATCTGTCGGTGAACGCCCTGGTCATCATCGGACTGGGTGGCGTCGTCGGCCTGTTGTCGGGCATGTTCGGCGTGGGTGGCGGCTTCCTCACCACGCCGCTGCTGATCTTCTATGGCATCCCGCCCACGGTCGCAGCGGCCTCTGCCGCCAGCCAGGTAACCGGCGCCAGCGTGTCCGGCGTCGTCACCCACATGTCGCGCGGCACCGTCGATTTCCGCATGGGCGGCGTGCTGATCGCCGGCGGCGTAGTCGGCGCGGGCCTTGGCGTCCTCATCTTCCGCCTGCTCCAGTCGCTGGGGCAGATCGATACGGTGATCGGCATTCTCTATGTGCTGATGCTGGGCGGCATCGGATCACTGATGGCGAAGGAGTCGATCCAGGCGCTTATCGCGCTCAAGACCGGCAAGCGCATGCAGGCGCGCAAGCGCCGCCACCATCCGCTGGTCGCCGCACTGCCGATGCGCTGGCGCTTCTATCGCTCGGGCCTTTACATCTCGCCGCTGGCGCCGCTGCTGCTGGGCATGGCGACCGGCATCCTAACCATGTTGCTGGGCGTGGGTGGCGGCTTCATCCTGGTGCCGGCGATGCTCTACCTGCTCGGCATGAACACCCAGTCTGTGGTCGGCACATCGCTGTTCCAGATCCTGTTCGTCACCATGGCGACGACCATGATGCATGCGATGACGACCAAGGCGGTCGATCTGGTGCTGGCCATGCTGCTGCTGATCGGCAGCGTCACCGGCGCGCAGGTCGGTACCCGGCTGTCGATGACGATCCGCCCGGAATATCTACGCATCCTGCTCGCCGCGATCGTGCTGCTGGTCGCCGCGCGCATGGCGCTGGGGCTGGGTTGGCGGCCCGATGAAATCTTCACGATCGACGTCAAATGATGATGCCCCGCCTCATCCTGCCGGCCCTGGCCCTGCTGCTGAGCGCTGCGGACGAGCCGCAACTGGTGCCCGATGTGTCGCAGCGCGAGGTTGAAATCCAGTACAGCTTCACCGGCGCGGACCTGCTGCTGTTCGGCGCAATCGTCTATCCCGACGGTCGGCGGCCGGACAAGCCGGCGGACATCGTCGTCGTGCTGAAGGGCCCCGAACAGTCGATCACCATGCGCGAAAAGCAGAAGGTGGCCGGCATCTGGGTCAATGCCGACCGCGCCCGCTTTCGCTCTGCGCCCAGCTTCTATGCCATGGCCTCTTCCCGGCCGATCGACCAGATCGTCGACGAGCGCACGGCGGCGATCTACGAACTGGGCTTAGACAAGCTGCAACTGTCGCCTTCCTCGCTCAACGACAGCGCGGAACTGGACCGATTCCAGGCTGGCCTGGTCGACCTGCGCCAGCGCAACGGCCTGTTCGTCGAACGCCCCAGCACGGTGGAGATCAGTGACGGCGTGCTCTATCGCGCCCGCCTGCCGCTGTCGGCCCGCGTGATCGTGGGCGACTATACCGCCGAAACCTTCCTGGTGCAGGACGGTCGCGTTGTCGCGGCGGCGGTGCGCGACATCCATGTCCGCAAATCGGGCTTCGAACAGTTCATGGCCGTCGCGGCCGAACGCTGGTCTTTCCTCTATGGCCTGACCGCGATTGCCCTGGCCGTGGGCATGGGCTGGGCCGCCGGCGCAGTTGCCCGCCGCATCTGATCGGCCGCCTCTCCAAAAGTTCATCTTCCAGCCACGCTGTCGCAGGCCGTCATGGACCATATCGGTCCTGCCACCTCCCCTCCCCCTTGGGTGGCACGAAACAGGCCAGCTTGGACCAGCTGGCCGAACGGCCGGAACGCGTGGGTCTTGTTCCGGCCGCCCACAGCCCGGCACGTCGGTCTCCTCCCGACGTGCCGGGCGCTCGGGTCTATCGAGGAGACGGCATGATGGCGCGCGGTGGCAAGAGCATCCGGTATATCCTGCCCATCCTGATCCTCGCTCTGCTCGCGGCGGCCTTCCAATGGCTCGGCTATCTCGGCGGCGATCCCTTTTCCCTCTCCCGCCCACAGGGCTATCGGCCGGGCCATGGCACGCCGATCGCCATCATCCTGTCGGGCGACATGGGCATGAAGGTCGGCATGGGGCCGGGCATCATGGCACGCCTGACGCGAGACGGCCTGCCGACCGTTGGCGTCAATTCGCTGACCTATTTTCGCAAGACCCGCAGCCCTGCCGAAACCACTACCCTGATCAGCCAGGCCCTCGCCCAGGCCCGCAACATTGATCCCGCCGCGCCGGTCATCCTGATCGGCCAGTCCTTCGGCGCCGACATGGCGCATGTCGGCCTTGCCGCGCTGCCCCCCGCGCAACGCCATGCCATCGCCATGGTCGCACTGGTCGTGCCAGGCGCCACGGTCGAATATCGCGCTTCGCCCGGTGAGATATTCACCTTTGCGATGGCAGAGGCGGACGCCCTGCCGACCGCGCGCAAGCTCGACTGGGCACCTTTGCTCTGCGTTCATGGGCAAGAGGAAGCGGCCAGCCTGTGCCCATTGCTGCACCAGCCCAATGTGCAGACCCTCGCGCTGCCGGGCGGACATCCATTGCACCATGATGTCGATGCGCTCTACCATATCCTGCACACGGCCTTCGCCCGGCAGGGATTGATCCGGAAGACCTGACCCATGTTTCACGCCTTGCGCCTGTTCCTTGTCGGCTTCAGCCTGATCGCCGCCGTTCCGGCGATGGCGGCCGATCCGGTGCTGGGTTCCTGGATCAATCCGCGTGGCAGCGTCACGGTCACGACCGGCGCCTGTCAGGACCGATTGTGCGGCTGGGTCAGCCACGCCAATGCCGAGGCGCTGGCCGATGCCAGCGATGCCGGCATCCCGCATCTGGTCGGCACCATCCTTCTGCAGGATTATCGGCCCAAGGGACCCGGCCATTGGGCCGGCCGCGTCTATGTGCCCGACATGGGCCGCACCTTCTATTCCACCATCGACCAGCAGGGGCCGGACCAGTTGAAGATTTCCGGCTGCATCCTGGGTGGGCTTTTCTGCCGCAGCCAGCTCTGGCACCGGGTCAGGACGGGATAACGGCAGATGGGGGCCATCACATATTTGCGCCGTTACCAGACGCCCTTGTCGGTCGGGCTGGTCGTGCTGCTCGCCGCGCTCGGCTTCGTCGCGCTCTACCATCTGCTGCATGATGTGCATGTACGCGACATCCGCGCGGCCTTTCATGCACTTGGCCCGGCAGCCCTGATCCCCGCCCTGCTGCTGACCGTGATCAGCTATATCACGCTTACCTTCTACGATGTACTGGCGCTGCGCTCGATCGGCCGCCCCTTGCCCTATGGCACGGCGGCGCTCGCCTCCTTCACCAGCTATACGCTCAGCCATAATCTGGGCCTGTCGTTGCTGACCGGCGGATCGGCACGCTACCGCATCTATAGCGCGGCGGGGCTGGGCGTTGCCGATGTCGCGCGGGTGGTCGCGATCGCCGGCGCTACCTTCTGGGGCGGGGTTTTGACGCTGGCGGCGGTTATGCTGGTCTGGCGGCCGGAGACGCTGTCGATGGGCGATGTCCGCCTGTCCGCGCCGGCATTGCGTGTGGCCGGAAGCCTGACCCTCGCGGCCATCATCGGCCTGATCCTCTATGCCGGCCGGCAGGGACGGATGCTGCATTTTGGCCGCATGTCCTTGCCGCTGCCGCCCGCCTCGCGCATATTCTGCCAGATCGGCATCGGCGTCATCGATCTCGCTGCCGCCAGCGCTGCGCTGTTCGTCCTGGTGCCCGGCGTCGGCCTCCATGCCTGGCCCGCCTTCTTCCTGGGCTATGCGCTCGCCATCGTCGCCGTGCTGCTGACCCATGTGCCCGGCGGCGTCGGCGTGTTCGAACTGGTGATGCTTGCCGCACTGCCCGGCGTGGACCGGCCGCAACTGGTGGCCGCGCTGCTCGCCTATCGGCTGGTCTATTATATCCTGCCGCTGCTGATCGCGGTCGGCATCATCGTTGCGCAGGAGGGCTGGCGCTGGCGGCAGCCGTTGCGCCGCACCCTGCGAGGGCTGCAGGCCGTCACGACCGGCCTCGCACCGATCATGACGGCGGCGCTCGTCTTCCTGGGCGGCGCTATCCTGCTGGTATCGGGCTCGCTTCCGGCCATCCCGCACCGGGTCGCGACCCTCAACAGCGTCGTGCCCCTGCCTTTCCTCGAAGCCTCCCACATGGCCGGCAGCCTGGTCGGCGCGGCGCTGCTGATCCTGTCGGCCGGCCTCTATCGGCGGCTGGACGGCGCCTTCTGGCTGACCCGCATCCTGCTGCTGGCCGGCGCGATCTTCTCGCTGCTCAAGGGGCTGGATTATGAGGAGGCGGCGGCGATGCTGCTGATCGCCGCGCTGCTGCAATGGGCGCGCCCGGCCTTCTATCGCCGGACCCAGCTGATTGCCGACGCCTTCACCCCCGGTTGGCTGGCGACTGTGGCGGTGGTTCTGGGCCTCTGCGTCTGGATCGGCTTCTTCGCCTACAAGCATGTCGAATATCAGAATGACCTCTGGTGGCATTTTGCCGCCCGCGCCGATGCCTCGCGCTTCCTGCGCGCCAGCCTGGCCGTTGCCGTCCTGCTGATCGGTGTTGCGCTCTGGCGCCTGCTGCGCCCGGCCGCGACCATTCCCGCCTTCGCCAGCAATGCCGCCGTCCCGCCGAAGGCCGCGCTGGCGCTGGCCGAACGCACCGACGCCAATCTCGCCTATATCGGCGACAAGCGCTTCCTGGTGTCGGATGGCGGCACCTGCTGCCTTATGTACCAGATCAGGGGGCATAGCTGGATCGTCATGGGGGATCCGATCGGCGCCCGAAGCGAATGGGCGGACCTGCTCTGGCGCCTGCGCGAACAGGCCGATGCCGCGCAGGGCCGTCTGCTGCTCTACCAGATCAGTCAGGATATGCTGCCGCTGGCGATCGAGCTGGGGTTGCAGATCGTCAAATATGGCGAGGAGGCGCATGTCGACCTGGCCGGCTTCACGCTGGACGGCCCGGATGCCAAGCCGCTGCGCTATGCCGAGCGGCGCGCGGCGCGTGAGGGCGCCAGTTTCGAGATCATCCCCGCCGCCATGCTGGACCAGGAAATGGACCGGCTGGCCGAGATTTCCGCCCATTGGCTCCAGGCCAAGGGGCACAAGGAAAAATGCTTCAGCGTCGGCCGCTTCGATCGCGCCTATATGGCGCGGTTCGACTGCGCCGTGGTGCGGCAGGAGGGCAGGATCGTCGCCTTCGCCAATATCTGGGCCGCGGCCGACCAGTCCGAACTGTCGGTCGACCTGATGCGCCATGACGACGGCGCGCCCTATGGCACGATGGACTTTCTGTTCATCCACCTGATGCTGTGGGGCAAGCCACAGGGTTATCGCTGGTTCAACCTCGGCCTTGCACCGCTTTCCGGGCTGGAGGCGCGCCGCCTCGCCCCGCTCTGGTCGAAGCTGGGCGCGCTGCTCTACCAGCATGGCAATGCGCTCTACGGCTTTGAAGGACTGCGCGCCTACAAGGACAAGTTCGGGCCGGAGTGGGAACCCCGCTTCGTCGCGGGGCCGCAGGGCCTGTCCTTCGGCCGGGCGCTGCTCGATCTTCAGGCACTGATCGCCGGATAGCCATTGCGCGACGGACGCATCCCGCGATAGCGCTGGGCGATGCACGCCATCCATCATATCGCCATCATCGGGTCGGACTATGCCCGGTCCCGCCATTTCTATGTCGACATTCTCGGCTTTCCCGTGCTGAACGAGGTCTATCGCGCCGAACGCGACAGCTGGAAATGCGATCTGGCGGTCGGCGACGCGCAGATCGAGCTTTTCTCCTTCCCCAATCCGCCGCCGCGCCCCTCGCGCCCGGAAGCGTGCGGCCTACGCCACCTTGCCTTTGCCGTCAGCGACCTGGATGCGGAGGTCGCCCGGCTCGAAAGCCATGGCGTGGCGTGCGAGCCGATCCGGGTGGACGAATATACCGACCGGCGCTTCACCTTCTTCGCCGACCCTGACGGACTGCCGCTGGAGCTTTACGAGGATCAGGTCCGCGCCATTTGACAGCATCAGGTCATGGCCCTTAGGTAACCGGTATCAATAATCGGGAGAGGGTCATGGCAGTCAGCCGACGGGACGCATTGCTGGCGACGGCTTCGGCGGCGCTGGCGGGTGGTTTGAGCGAGGCGCGGGCGGCGCCCCCTGCTCCACCGGCCACGCCTGCCCCCGCGCCCGACTGGCGGCGCGGCTTCGACAATCAGCGCATCGCCGATCTGGGCGATGGCCGCTTCCTCAATCCGCTGATCGCGGGCGACCATCCCGATCCCACCATCCTGAAGGATGGCGCAGATTATTACATGACCTTCTCGACCTTCGATTCCTATCCCGGCCTCATCATCTGGCATTCGCGCGATCTGGTGAACTGGCGGCCGATCGGCCCGGCGCTTCACCGGAATATCGGATCGGTCTGGGCGCCTGAACTGTGCAAGCACAAGGGCCGCTATTATCTCTACATCCCGGTCAAGGCATCGCCCAACACCAGCTATGTGATCTGGGCGGACCGGATCGAGGGGCCGTGGAGCGATCCGATCGACCTCAATCTGCCCAATCATATCGACCCCGGCCATGCGGTGGGCGAGGATGGATCCCGCTGGCTGTTCCTGTCGGGCGGCGACCGGGTGCGCCTGACCGACGATGGCCTGGCGACCGTCGGCCAGCCCGAACATGTCTATGATCCCTGGCACTATCCCGACGACTGGGATGTAGAGGGTTTCTCGCCCGAAGGCCCCAAGATTTTGCGCCATAAGGAATGGTTCTATCTGGTGACCGCCGTGGGCGGCACGGCGGGTCCGCCGACCGGCCATATGGTGATCGCCGCCCGATCGCGGTCGATCCATGGCCCCTGGGAAAATTGCCCGGCCAACCCGATCGTGCGCACCGTCGACCGCGCCGAAAAATGGTGGTCGCGCGGCCATGCCACCCTGGTCGAGGGGCCGGACGGCAGCTGGTGGTCGGTCTATCATGGCTATGAAAATGGTTATTGGACATTGGGGCGGCAGACCTTGCTCGACCCGATCGAATGGACGGCGGACGGCTGGTTCCGCATGACCGGCGGCGACCTGTCGCAACCAATCGCCAAGCCGAGGGGCGGTCAGGCCGGGCCGCATGGGCAACCACTGTCGGACGATTTCAGCGCATTGCACATCGGATCGCGCTGGAACTTCTTCAAGCCGGCGCCGCAGGAGGCGCAGCGCGCGCGGGTCGAAGGCGGGTCGCTGATCCTGAAGGCCAGCGGCACCGCGCCGTCCAGTTCGTCGCCACTGCTGCTGGTCGCGGGCGACCAGGCCTATCAGTTTGAATGCACGGTCGAGATTGCGCCGGGTGGCGTCGCCGGCCTGCTGCTCTTCTATGACGAGCAGCTTTATTGCGGGCTTGGCTTCGATCAGGAACGCTTCGTCACGCATCAATATGGGATAGAGCG
This window encodes:
- the nhaA gene encoding Na+/H+ antiporter NhaA; amino-acid sequence: MTERPVSALRNFLKGEAGSGVLLMISAAIAMIMANLPGAAGHVYHDIFHMVTGPVLAPALGPMTIHLWVNDGLMAIFFLLVGLEIKREFVDGGLSTWERRRLPFIAAGAGMIAPALVYLAVTAGEPALARGWAIPAATDIAFAIGVLALLGSRAPASIKLFLTAVAIVDDMGAVAIIALAYSQGLDIMALAGAFVVLLVMFGMNRVGVRALAPYLIGFLLLWYLMLLSGVHATIAGVLAAITIPVNRTPGAPDAVDSPLHRLEHLIHPWSAYLIVPLFGFANAGITLNGDAIGALLSPLPIGVALGLLVGKQLGVFGSIWLAQKLGIAARPSGATWVQIYGMALLCGIGFTMSLFIGALAFPGQPLLVEEAKIGILGGSLLSALCGYSVLRFAPTPRSVERGVG
- a CDS encoding glycosyl transferase family protein; this encodes MLFGALQALHYEILLFAAIGFALGGLDDLAIDLLFLIRRAWRAVRHPRRLRMTMATLPPSSTPGRIAIFIPAWQEADVVGAMLRHAVHCWGDADYRIFVGAYPNDPATIDAIASAAIDQPHIILCLNDRPGPTTKADCLNINWRSMLAEEGRSGVRFKAIVMHDAEDVVHADEIRLFDHMIDRFALVQLPVLPLPGRGTWFSRAIANHYCDEFAEAHGKSLTVREFLGASIPSAGVACAFERDILAALASHPDAGPFDPGSLTEDYEAGLRIADMGGRGIFLRIRDAQGQLVATREYFPDSVPAAIRQKARWIIGISLAGWDRMGWQGGPAEWWMRIRDRRATLAALIIVAAYATLLLWSILELARPFLTQQQRPSAPLIDALLTLNLWLMAWRIMMRAVFAGHAYGWRHGLAAVPRMFVGNAIAVLAARRAVILYVQSLLGKPLVWDKTQHRFPDMEEQA
- a CDS encoding sulfite exporter TauE/SafE family protein, yielding MDLYLPIANLSVNALVIIGLGGVVGLLSGMFGVGGGFLTTPLLIFYGIPPTVAAASAASQVTGASVSGVVTHMSRGTVDFRMGGVLIAGGVVGAGLGVLIFRLLQSLGQIDTVIGILYVLMLGGIGSLMAKESIQALIALKTGKRMQARKRRHHPLVAALPMRWRFYRSGLYISPLAPLLLGMATGILTMLLGVGGGFILVPAMLYLLGMNTQSVVGTSLFQILFVTMATTMMHAMTTKAVDLVLAMLLLIGSVTGAQVGTRLSMTIRPEYLRILLAAIVLLVAARMALGLGWRPDEIFTIDVK
- a CDS encoding TIGR02186 family protein, producing the protein MMMPRLILPALALLLSAADEPQLVPDVSQREVEIQYSFTGADLLLFGAIVYPDGRRPDKPADIVVVLKGPEQSITMREKQKVAGIWVNADRARFRSAPSFYAMASSRPIDQIVDERTAAIYELGLDKLQLSPSSLNDSAELDRFQAGLVDLRQRNGLFVERPSTVEISDGVLYRARLPLSARVIVGDYTAETFLVQDGRVVAAAVRDIHVRKSGFEQFMAVAAERWSFLYGLTAIALAVGMGWAAGAVARRI
- a CDS encoding AcvB/VirJ family lysyl-phosphatidylglycerol hydrolase; the encoded protein is MMARGGKSIRYILPILILALLAAAFQWLGYLGGDPFSLSRPQGYRPGHGTPIAIILSGDMGMKVGMGPGIMARLTRDGLPTVGVNSLTYFRKTRSPAETTTLISQALAQARNIDPAAPVILIGQSFGADMAHVGLAALPPAQRHAIAMVALVVPGATVEYRASPGEIFTFAMAEADALPTARKLDWAPLLCVHGQEEAASLCPLLHQPNVQTLALPGGHPLHHDVDALYHILHTAFARQGLIRKT
- a CDS encoding DUF2147 domain-containing protein: MFHALRLFLVGFSLIAAVPAMAADPVLGSWINPRGSVTVTTGACQDRLCGWVSHANAEALADASDAGIPHLVGTILLQDYRPKGPGHWAGRVYVPDMGRTFYSTIDQQGPDQLKISGCILGGLFCRSQLWHRVRTG